Proteins from one Salvelinus fontinalis isolate EN_2023a unplaced genomic scaffold, ASM2944872v1 scaffold_0660, whole genome shotgun sequence genomic window:
- the LOC129846935 gene encoding uncharacterized protein LOC129846935 translates to MSQQWRWCWRCFGADLTLCRGRSKATDRVVGTEQPQWVVRGKMADPPQVVQHQEGWRTKTIIHGAAPWTLSTLAVQEMEQLPGLCLLWLYRKWSSSLDSVYYGCTGNGAAPWTLSTLAVQIMEQLPGLCLLWLYRKWSSSLDSVYSGCTGNGAAPWTLSTLAAQEMEQLPGLCLLWLHRKWSSSLNSVYSGCTGNGARLQSGGHKWTFKN, encoded by the exons ATGTCACAGCAGTGGCGCTGGTGCTGGCGCTGCTTTGGAGCGGATCTGACACTCTG CAGAGGGAGGTCAAAGGCCACTGACAGAGTGGTTGGAACCGAACAGCCGCAGTGGGTGGTCCGGGGGAAGATGGCTGACCCACCTCAGGTGGTCCAACATCAAGAGGGCTGGAGAACGAAGACAATAATACATGGAGCAGCTCCCTGGACTCTGTCTACTCTGGCTGTACAGGAAATGGAGCAGCTCCCTGGACTCTGTCTACTCTGGCTGTACAGGAAATGGAGCAGCTCCCTGGACTCTGTCTACTATGGCTGTACAGGAAATGGAGCAGCTCCCTGGACTCTGTCTACTCTGGCTGTACAGATAATGGAGCAGCTCCCTGGACTCTGTCTACTCTGGCTGTACAGGAAATGGAGCAGCTCCCTGGACTCTGTCTACTCTGGCTGTACAGGAAATGGAGCAGCTCCCTGGACTCTGTCTACTCTGGCTGCACAGGAAATGGAGCAGCTCCCTGGACTCTGTCTACTCTGGCTGCACAGGAAATGGAGCAGCTCCCTGAACTCTGTCTACTCTGGCTGCACAGGTAATGGAGCAAGACTGCAGAGTGGAGGACACAAATGGACATTCAAAA ATTAA